The DNA sequence agacagctgatactgatttaaggcagaatttgtgcattttgatgatcacgTTCATtggatttttaaccactgatggaaacatattgattcatttaaatcaggggtgtcaaagtcaaatggacgGAGGGCCAAATAAAAATGTAGCTCCAAGCCGAGGGCCAGACTGATCGAATGCTCATTGAAAATTTTTAAAATGACCGCATATAGTCTAGTGCAGGGGTCACTTCAACAGTTTTGAAAccgagagctacttcctgggtactgaataATGTGAAGGGCgaccagtttgatacacacttctgaaatagccaatttgctcaatttacctttaactaaatgtcattattaataccgtattggcccgaatataagacggtccAATACGGTGGATCCAGTCCATTAGGGCCTCAGTCCGACCGGGAGCTTAGGACGAAGCTAATGCTGGTGCACAACTGGACCTTACTGGTCTGACaatgttcaaaataaattaaaaatacattaaatatatCAGTCGGTGCACAATGAATTTGACACGGTTCTGCTTTATCGGTTGAATGAGTGACATTGAATAATTTATTGATCTGATCAAACTCTTTGTTTCCTTCGCAacaggaaaaaatacatttcacttTGGAGATGTGGAACCAGAGAAGGATCCAAACGCTGCGGAATAGGCTTCCTCCTCAAATGGGGTGAAATCCGTAAATGTCTGGTCATGGGCGAAGTCGCGGCCCAGGCTTTGGTCGGCCGGGTCCATTTCCCCACTTTCTTGTCTTTCTCGCTCCTCCTGTGagggatgaaggtgaagagTGGGAATAGAAGAAATTCTGCTGAGCCAAGAGAACTTGTTGACCACCTCACCTCGGGGCTTCCCATTAAAAACTCAACGAGGGAGCTGGATCTCTCTCGGGTCTGGACCCCCTCCAGGATCTTATACACCATCGACCGGCAGAACTTTTCCGTCACTGTCTTTTCCAGCCTTGTCTGTTTGTGCGACAAGAACGGGGTGAAAATGGACCGGCGGGATGGGAAAAACCCTGAAAGGCTGAAAGGCTTTGATCATACGACACCTCCAGGTGGCGCCGGAGCTCTGCCGTCCTGTCCTCGGACACAGCGAAGCCCATGAGCGTCACCTGCACCGAGGCCCCCTGCAACAGCACCGGGTTGGTTTGGAGCTGCCACGACTCCGTGTGGAGGCCCGGCACCCCGGATTTAAACATCAGGTCTATTTGTTGGGTGACGCGCGGAAGGATCACACCTGTGACGGGAGGACACGGCAtgacggggggacggggggactCAGGCCGCCTGGTCGGGGGCCGCACGTACCTGAGGACTGGTTGAAGTAGAAGCAGCTGCGCCTTCTGTGTGAGAGCAGGTGcgacaggctggaggagacgtccagctgctgccagctgTAGAAGATGGACGTGTTGCCCTCGTTGCGCAGCTCCAGGCGGGATGAGGCCGCTTCCCCCGGCGAGGCTCCAAAGAAGATGGTGGAGTTGATCCCCACGTCCCCCTTCCACACAGACAAAAGCCCTTCGGTCATATTTAACTTATTATGTGGATCGCTCCTGTTTAGCAATAAGatgtatttaacatttaacagacAGAACCGGACTATATTTACAACCTGCCGCATGCTTCAGTGCTGTTGCTAAACTTTGGACGTTTCTTAGTCCTGATGGGTTTGAGTCCATTTGGAACGTACCAACTTTGCACAGCGGACATTCATCATGGTGGAACTAGTTTAAAGAGACGGTCTAAAGCTCACTCAGGGTGGCGTGCGTGGCCCGGACCTGGTAGTTGGTTGAGTTTCCTGTCCATTGAGCCAGTTGACCGCAGAACCTCAGGGCTGGAACCGGAGGGTCGGTCTGAGCACCATGACACTGCGCTGGTGGATCCCTGTGGAAGTCAAAGGAACCGGTGCTGACGTCTGTACTTTTGAGGAGTTGTTGCATGGGAATCCTCTAGTTTTGCCCTCACTGATTGTGTTTCATTGTGTttgaggagggagcagaaggtGCTGATTCTTTAGATTAGCCGGGTTCTGGATGGGGTGTCGGTCAGGACACATCAATGAGAAGAGTTCAGTGGGTTCTAGTTCTATAGTTGCTGCTGCGGCTGAAGGCAATGCGTACCAGCAACATCAGTTGTAATAGAATCTAACGCGTTTGTAATGTCTGCTGCTTTCCATCAAAGCTTCTTTGATCTTTCATCCCTGAAAAACCTCACCTGGATTGTTTGGTAGAACCAAGAACCTCCAGCCCACCGCTGTCCAGTACTGAAGAGGAGCTACAGGAGTGGTCCATGTTCGGTCCTAAACCACCTGATAAAGGAAAATCAAGTCAATGCAAACTCATTTTGGCCACAAAATTGTAGAAATGTTACATATTTACGTCCCTCTTTGAGGTCTATGAAGCCCGAGACGCGCAGATTACGGCCTCATTTTGAACAGGGCAGCGCTGAGTTGGAGCTTTATCACTTCATACCTGGATGAAGATGATTCGGTAACTCAGTTCGTTCAAAACGCCCCAGAAATCGAACGCGACTCGCGTCAGAGCGCCGCGCTCAGCGTCCGTTTACCCGTAACTATGGCAACGGAGCGTGGAAAACCCAAAGCAGGAACCGCTACTGCAGTTTATCCCTACCAACCaggaacagaaataaaaactattacacacacacacacacagccctggtGTCCCAGGTTGGCCTGCTGGATTACGGCGGTGTGTCGCTGCGCCCCCTGCCGGTTGGCTCCCGCAACTGCTATCGGGGGAGGGAGTTGAGGCGTGCGGGCTGCAGCCAATTAACCAGGTAAACTGCTGCGGTTTTGGTGCCGTTTTCCTGTTACTGCTCATGTtggctttgtttcttttaagGCTTCTCATAGGCCGCTGTTTGCCCTGTCGTGCCTCTTGGTTTCgttggttttattttctgctggtgtgtttttatttctgcgTTTCTCAGACATTTCGTAAACAGTGGTTCGGTTGCGTTTAACTTACACCTTGACCTGCCCGCGGAGCCTTCTGACCCGTAGGTTAGTACGGCAGTTATTGCGGAGGCCCAATGAGCTTGAACATAGAcatgtggttgttttttatttgacCGGTTTGCATTAGTATCGTTAGTATTTAAGGGTGCAGTGACCGTTGTGACCACTAGTGGGCGGACGTTCCCTCTATTTAGCTGCAGCCCTGAGGTTTGTACTTTACATCCCTTTCCCGAGCTAtgcacacttttaaaaaaataaaatctttatcAAGAAGTAAATAATTAATTCATTGTGTATTTATCTGTGCCTCAGATGGTGAGGAAAAAGTAGTCTTTAGATGCAAGTCCTCAGGTGATGAGTAGCTTCCTCAAGATCTGCCACTTGCACCTTTGCTGGTTTTGCCACCTGCCAGGTCGTTGACTTAAGTGACCATTTTCTTCCACGGAGCCTCCGTGTTGGCAGTGCAGCATATCTCATATCCTCAGAGGATTTCTGCAGTTTCCACCCTGTTTATCACCAGCTCGTAAGAGTCTGCCACCTTCTTCCTTTCTTGGAATGGACTCTAAATCTGTGGTCTCcggtggttcagcagcagcccctccatggtcttcatcacaTGTGGCATTTAGCAGACTGGGAGACTATAAGATGGTTTCCACAGACCCTCTGATTCAGCATGATGTGCTGCAGAAGCCCATTGCACCGACTCTCAGGAGTCGAGCGAAACTCCATCTGGACCTGCTGCTTTGGGATGAGGCCTCCTCAGCTACAGATAGTTTCACAAAGCTGTTATTGATGGCCTAAACATGTTTCCACCCTCGAAGCGATGAGGCTGAAGGACCATTTACTAGCGATGGCTGTTAAAGGGTAGATGTTCAGATGAGCTCATCTCCAGGCGCCTGGTTCCGTCTCTCTTCCTAGTGATCCTGCTGGTTTTCCTGTCGCTGCTTTAAAAGTCTGCAGtgaaatttttttttctttttcatttggaagacaaaatgttcaacatgataatttttgaagagatgaaattactagaggtcagaaggttgggcggaagttttcttgtcttgtggaaggatgaaaccttttaactctgacagttcaaagctgaagaatgagatgatcctccccaaagggatggcgaggtccagacaataaacctgagtgtttttgtgtccgattattaacatgttccatgcttttccttctgcaacagttcatcacacctgctcagtgaaacctcggtgtaaaggaggtgaagccgtgcctcagtgactctactttggtgttttagaaactaacagttattagatgaatatacagtgtgcacgtacgcgcaaacgtgtgtataaacacttaatacacgtgtgtgcgtgtatgtagactttttagtactttgggttcatatactttttagtattttgcagatttgtgtctgtatataaaccagatcctcctgtaataaagaactaaaggctgactgttgtcacgtgacctgtatCCGTCTGTcccatgatggaacctgcctggaacatctggtctacagaaaaagcaaaacagctcacagaactggcccagtttagacccaaaaatgacaataaataatgaaaatgtgtgacacagtagaaaaatggacgaactttctattggtcattgacagtttcactcatcgtcatcagattgcattaaaaatatttaaaccaacaaactacacacagaaccgcaaagtttagagcttaaagggagcgacaggtgaagatttaaagctcaacgcagctgaagaagttccaaaaaggagaaatatcatgtggtgctttaccgccacccggtggacacgcgtggaactgcagacaatagttaaacgcgctccgacacattctgacctctgctgctcctcctggactccagggctgcagaaatatgctgcttttacaagtctttcaaaatctgtgaggcatcataaatcttatttagttAACTAGGTTGAATAAcggtggagaatggtgtccgaaaagcgtctttattttaaagtgaacaagaacagttcggtccgcgttcacagagaggcggagagacctcgagagagtccaaaacaagtccgcgaggaaactaatagtcaagccacagaagtcagggtttggcgatgaggccgaaaacactccgccgctggcagacgggagttcagtccttaaatctaacgggagattgaaga is a window from the Takifugu rubripes chromosome 17, fTakRub1.2, whole genome shotgun sequence genome containing:
- the LOC105417603 gene encoding MYCBP-associated protein-like isoform X3; this translates as MKHNQDPPAQCHGAQTDPPVPALRFCGQLAQWTGNSTNYQGDVGINSTIFFGASPGEAASSRLELRNEGNTSIFYSWQQLDVSSSLSHLLSHRRRSCFYFNQSSGVILPRVTQQIDLMFKSGVPGLHTESWQLQTNPVLLQGASVQVTLMGFAVSEDRTAELRRHLETRLEKTVTEKFCRSMVYKILEGVQTRERSSSLVEFLMGSPEEERERQESGEMDPADQSLGRDFAHDQTFTDFTPFEEEAYSAAFGSFSGSTSPK
- the LOC105417603 gene encoding MYCBP-associated protein-like isoform X1 codes for the protein MDHSCSSSSVLDSGGLEVLGSTKQSRDPPAQCHGAQTDPPVPALRFCGQLAQWTGNSTNYQGDVGINSTIFFGASPGEAASSRLELRNEGNTSIFYSWQQLDVSSSLSHLLSHRRRSCFYFNQSSGVILPRVTQQIDLMFKSGVPGLHTESWQLQTNPVLLQGASVQVTLMGFAVSEDRTAELRRHLETRLEKTVTEKFCRSMVYKILEGVQTRERSSSLVEFLMGSPEEERERQESGEMDPADQSLGRDFAHDQTFTDFTPFEEEAYSAAFGSFSGSTSPK
- the LOC105417603 gene encoding MYCBP-associated protein-like isoform X2, which translates into the protein MRQVVNIVRFCLLNVKYILLLNRSDPHNKLNMTEGLLSVWKGDVGINSTIFFGASPGEAASSRLELRNEGNTSIFYSWQQLDVSSSLSHLLSHRRRSCFYFNQSSGVILPRVTQQIDLMFKSGVPGLHTESWQLQTNPVLLQGASVQVTLMGFAVSEDRTAELRRHLETRLEKTVTEKFCRSMVYKILEGVQTRERSSSLVEFLMGSPEEERERQESGEMDPADQSLGRDFAHDQTFTDFTPFEEEAYSAAFGSFSGSTSPK